Proteins encoded together in one Bradyrhizobium sp. CB82 window:
- a CDS encoding metallophosphoesterase family protein, translating into MAHTRIGIISDTHGLLRPEAVQCLAGVSHIIHGGDIGRPEVLDGLRRIAPVTAIRGNIDVSDWANSYPETVTVRLGGRSFYVLHDLKTLRITPAACGIDVVISGHSHQPGFNTKDRVLYLNPGSAGPRRFRLPVTVATLDISARELCPVIHELRM; encoded by the coding sequence GTGGCGCATACGCGCATTGGAATCATCTCGGACACCCACGGCCTGTTGCGGCCGGAGGCCGTGCAGTGCCTGGCCGGAGTCTCACACATCATCCACGGCGGTGATATCGGTCGGCCGGAAGTTTTGGACGGACTTCGCCGCATTGCGCCCGTCACCGCCATCCGGGGAAACATCGATGTCAGTGATTGGGCGAACAGCTACCCCGAAACGGTGACCGTACGGCTTGGCGGCCGATCGTTTTATGTCTTGCATGACCTCAAGACGCTACGGATCACTCCGGCCGCTTGCGGAATCGACGTCGTGATTTCCGGACATTCCCATCAACCCGGCTTCAACACGAAAGACCGGGTCCTCTACCTGAACCCCGGAAGTGCCGGCCCGCGCCGCTTCAGGCTGCCCGTGACGGTTGCGACGCTGGACATTTCGGCGCGAGAGCTTTGTCCAGTCATCCACGAGCTGAGGATGTAG
- a CDS encoding HGGxSTG domain-containing protein, producing MHESPRCGAKTRRGNACRAPAVRGKSRCRMHGGAEGSGAPKKNRNARKLGLFTKEAVAERRQVRVMLDEARKLLRELK from the coding sequence ATGCACGAGAGCCCGCGCTGCGGCGCCAAAACCCGCCGCGGCAATGCTTGCCGCGCGCCGGCCGTGCGCGGCAAGAGCCGCTGCCGCATGCACGGCGGCGCGGAGGGATCCGGCGCGCCCAAGAAAAACCGGAACGCTCGGAAGCTTGGCCTCTTCACCAAGGAGGCGGTCGCCGAACGAAGGCAGGTCCGGGTAATGCTGGATGAAGCGCGGAAGCTGCTGCGTGAGTTGAAGTGA
- a CDS encoding NUDIX domain-containing protein, which yields MPLKSAGIIAYRMRPPGIEVLLVHPGGPFWRNKDLGAWSIPKGEYVDGQEAEAAARREFAEELGVQLTRPLTKLGQIKQRGGKIVVAFAAEFDVDLRNIRSNTFEIEWPPRSGKRQSFPEIDRAEWFALDEARAKINPGQRPLLDRLAQLAGGRSG from the coding sequence ATGCCGTTGAAGAGCGCCGGTATCATCGCCTATCGGATGCGGCCGCCGGGCATCGAGGTCCTGCTCGTGCATCCCGGCGGGCCATTCTGGCGCAACAAGGATCTCGGAGCGTGGTCCATTCCAAAGGGCGAATACGTTGACGGGCAGGAGGCCGAGGCAGCTGCACGACGGGAGTTCGCCGAGGAACTAGGAGTACAGCTGACGAGGCCGCTGACCAAGCTCGGTCAGATCAAGCAACGCGGCGGCAAGATCGTCGTCGCCTTCGCCGCCGAGTTCGACGTCGACCTCCGCAACATTCGCAGCAACACATTCGAGATCGAATGGCCGCCGCGCAGCGGCAAGCGGCAAAGCTTCCCCGAGATCGATCGCGCCGAATGGTTCGCGCTCGATGAGGCGCGGGCGAAGATCAATCCGGGACAGCGTCCGCTGCTGGATCGGCTGGCGCAGCTAGCGGGCGGGCGCTCCGGATAG
- a CDS encoding DUF1127 domain-containing protein, translated as MSTTYSATAYRRLASARRVVSLLERYWEAFQERRKRTRLRGVLSDLADRELMDIGISRGEIDYVASNPNIDPRGARSIPPTMI; from the coding sequence ATGAGCACGACCTATAGTGCAACAGCGTACAGGCGGCTCGCTTCTGCACGGCGTGTCGTCAGCCTGCTCGAACGATATTGGGAGGCGTTTCAGGAGCGACGCAAACGCACGCGGCTGCGCGGCGTCCTGTCCGATCTAGCCGACAGGGAGCTGATGGACATCGGCATTTCGCGTGGGGAGATCGATTACGTCGCCTCGAATCCAAATATCGACCCGCGCGGCGCCCGATCTATCCCGCCGACGATGATCTGA
- a CDS encoding Fic family protein — translation MYDAVEDPYCYPGTMVLKNKLKLKTQEELDAFEAEITAQRAEEPLPAGKLTYPHYRAIHKHLFQDVYDWAGKVRTVRISKGGSMFCYPESIDREMSRLFSTLAGQKHLKNTTPDNFAEKAAHFLADLNAIHPFREGNGRAQLTFLTLLAETAGHPLAMERLDPDRVMQAMIDSFGGDEKPLVALIRGLVNDEDARSN, via the coding sequence ATGTACGACGCCGTTGAAGACCCGTATTGTTATCCGGGCACAATGGTCCTCAAGAACAAGCTGAAGCTCAAGACGCAAGAGGAACTCGACGCTTTCGAGGCGGAAATTACCGCGCAGCGCGCAGAGGAGCCCCTGCCGGCTGGCAAGCTCACCTATCCGCACTACCGGGCTATCCACAAACACCTGTTTCAGGACGTCTACGATTGGGCCGGGAAGGTCCGCACGGTCCGGATTTCGAAAGGTGGTAGCATGTTCTGTTATCCGGAGAGCATCGATCGTGAGATGTCGAGACTCTTCAGCACTCTCGCCGGTCAGAAACACCTCAAGAACACGACGCCTGACAACTTCGCGGAAAAGGCCGCACATTTCCTCGCTGACCTCAATGCGATCCATCCGTTCCGCGAAGGCAACGGTCGTGCACAGCTTACCTTCCTCACTCTGCTCGCCGAGACTGCCGGTCATCCGCTGGCCATGGAGCGGCTGGACCCTGACCGGGTGATGCAAGCCATGATCGACAGCTTCGGCGGGGATGAGAAACCTCTGGTTGCGCTTATTCGTGGTCTCGTCAACGACGAAGACGCGAGGAGCAATTAG